The Poecilia reticulata strain Guanapo linkage group LG13, Guppy_female_1.0+MT, whole genome shotgun sequence genome has a segment encoding these proteins:
- the nek3 gene encoding serine/threonine-protein kinase Nek3 isoform X1 gives MEKYSHVRVIGEGSFGRAVLVQCRNTQDKYVLKEIQLPKNQSKLLSSRREAVLLSRMKHPNIVAFREAFEGDGLLCIVMEYCGGGDLLQRIQQQQKSSQFTVENILKWFAQMCAGAKHIHDKRVLHRDLKSKNIFLTDDGSVKLGDFGSACVLNSSKAYAQAYVGTPYYVAPEIWDNKPYNNKSDVWSLGCVLYELCTLRHPFQASSWKSLILKVCRGAYPPLPNHLPYELHYLIKHMFKTNPKDRPSLHTILTSHRVSRLLRSHLPPQVSEEEGEKRRVGRWRKEEGRKVANFLGEKSLIKTSTIEGLGEDLPKSYCESSEPGCRKQWTAESPSAVLQMLANASLVSSDSMAAACQTGSTRESDSEAGRQRKQWVRDPPERLLGLLEKAQLNKAFSTFLIHRGDDNPLVGPLSPHRGDDTDGPELEVVDEYRLQARSDDEDTDFEEESPCDWVDEVEKIFSEH, from the exons ATGGAGAAATATTCCCACGTTAGAGTGATCGGGGAAGGGTCATTTGGTCGGGCTGTGTTGGTGCAATGCAGAAACACTCAGGATAAGTATGTACTTAAGGAAATACAGCTGCCAAAA AACCAGTCCAAATTGCTAAGTTCAAGAAGGGAAGCCGTTCTACTGTCCAGAATGAAGCATCCCAATATTGTGGCTTTCAGGGAGGCATTTGAAG GGGATGGCCTCTTGTGCATTGTTATGGAATACTGCGGTGGAGGAGATCTGCTTCAGaggatccagcagcagcagaaatcctctcaattcactgttgaaaat ATCTTGAAGTGGTTCGCTCAGATGTGTGCAGGtgcaaaacatattcatgaTAAAAGGGTTTTGCACAGAGATTTAAAGTCCAAG AACATTTTCCTGACTGATGACGGTTCAGTCAAGCTCGGGGACTTCGGCTCTGCTTGTGTTCTGAACAG CTCAAAAGCTTATGCTCAGGCATATGTTGGGACGCCGTATTATGTGGCTCCAGAAATCTGGGACAACAAGCCGTACAACAACAAGAG TGACGTATGGTCGCTGGGCTGCGTCCTCTACGAGCTCTGCACCCTGCGACACCCG TTCCAGGCGTCCAGCTGGAAGAGTTTGATCCTGAAGGTGTGCCGGGGCGCGTACCCTCCACTCCCCAACCACCTGCCTTACGAGCTGCACTACCTGATCAAGCACATGTTCAAGACCAATCCAAAAGACCGGCCGTCGCTGCACACAATCCTGACCTCTCACCGGGTTTCCAGACTCCTGCGCTCTCATCTGCCCCCACAG GTttcagaggaggagggagagaagagGCGAGTGGGTCGATGGAGGAAGGAAGAAGGGCGGAAAGTGGCCAATTTTCTGGGAGAgaagagtttaataaaaacatcaacaattgAAG GCTTAGGTGAAGATTTACCTAAAAGCTACTGTGAGAGCTCAGAACCAGGCTGTAGGAAGCAGTGGACGGCTGAGTCACCGAGCGCTGTGCTGCAGATGTTGGCCAACGCCAGCCTGGTGTCATCAGACAGCATGGCTGCGGCTTGCCAGACCGGCTCCACCCGTGAAA GTGACTCAGAGGCCGGCAGGCAGAGAAAGCAGTGGGTGCGGGACCCTCCCGAGCGGCTCTTGGGCCTGCTGGAGAAGGCCCAGCTGAACAAAGCTTTCAGCACCTTTTTAATTCACAGAGGAG ATGACAACCCACTGGTTGGACCCCTCTCCCCGCATCGGGGTGATGACACTGATGGGCCCGAACTAGAAGTAGTGGACGAGTACAGACTGCAGGCTCGCTCTGATGATGAGGACAC GGACTTTGAGGAAGAATCTCCTTGTGACTGGGTGGATGAagttgagaaaatattttcagaacacTAA
- the nek3 gene encoding serine/threonine-protein kinase Nek3 isoform X2 translates to MEYCGGGDLLQRIQQQQKSSQFTVENILKWFAQMCAGAKHIHDKRVLHRDLKSKNIFLTDDGSVKLGDFGSACVLNSSKAYAQAYVGTPYYVAPEIWDNKPYNNKSDVWSLGCVLYELCTLRHPFQASSWKSLILKVCRGAYPPLPNHLPYELHYLIKHMFKTNPKDRPSLHTILTSHRVSRLLRSHLPPQVSEEEGEKRRVGRWRKEEGRKVANFLGEKSLIKTSTIEGLGEDLPKSYCESSEPGCRKQWTAESPSAVLQMLANASLVSSDSMAAACQTGSTRESDSEAGRQRKQWVRDPPERLLGLLEKAQLNKAFSTFLIHRGDDNPLVGPLSPHRGDDTDGPELEVVDEYRLQARSDDEDTDFEEESPCDWVDEVEKIFSEH, encoded by the exons ATGGAATACTGCGGTGGAGGAGATCTGCTTCAGaggatccagcagcagcagaaatcctctcaattcactgttgaaaat ATCTTGAAGTGGTTCGCTCAGATGTGTGCAGGtgcaaaacatattcatgaTAAAAGGGTTTTGCACAGAGATTTAAAGTCCAAG AACATTTTCCTGACTGATGACGGTTCAGTCAAGCTCGGGGACTTCGGCTCTGCTTGTGTTCTGAACAG CTCAAAAGCTTATGCTCAGGCATATGTTGGGACGCCGTATTATGTGGCTCCAGAAATCTGGGACAACAAGCCGTACAACAACAAGAG TGACGTATGGTCGCTGGGCTGCGTCCTCTACGAGCTCTGCACCCTGCGACACCCG TTCCAGGCGTCCAGCTGGAAGAGTTTGATCCTGAAGGTGTGCCGGGGCGCGTACCCTCCACTCCCCAACCACCTGCCTTACGAGCTGCACTACCTGATCAAGCACATGTTCAAGACCAATCCAAAAGACCGGCCGTCGCTGCACACAATCCTGACCTCTCACCGGGTTTCCAGACTCCTGCGCTCTCATCTGCCCCCACAG GTttcagaggaggagggagagaagagGCGAGTGGGTCGATGGAGGAAGGAAGAAGGGCGGAAAGTGGCCAATTTTCTGGGAGAgaagagtttaataaaaacatcaacaattgAAG GCTTAGGTGAAGATTTACCTAAAAGCTACTGTGAGAGCTCAGAACCAGGCTGTAGGAAGCAGTGGACGGCTGAGTCACCGAGCGCTGTGCTGCAGATGTTGGCCAACGCCAGCCTGGTGTCATCAGACAGCATGGCTGCGGCTTGCCAGACCGGCTCCACCCGTGAAA GTGACTCAGAGGCCGGCAGGCAGAGAAAGCAGTGGGTGCGGGACCCTCCCGAGCGGCTCTTGGGCCTGCTGGAGAAGGCCCAGCTGAACAAAGCTTTCAGCACCTTTTTAATTCACAGAGGAG ATGACAACCCACTGGTTGGACCCCTCTCCCCGCATCGGGGTGATGACACTGATGGGCCCGAACTAGAAGTAGTGGACGAGTACAGACTGCAGGCTCGCTCTGATGATGAGGACAC GGACTTTGAGGAAGAATCTCCTTGTGACTGGGTGGATGAagttgagaaaatattttcagaacacTAA